The segment CTCAGTGCAGTGTCTTCGTTTTCTAACTCCAGCGTTAAGAGGGAGAGGGATTTCGGTGGTGAAGAGGTGGAGCTGGAGAGGGTTTGTTCGAGGGTCAGTGATGAAGACGAAGAGGGCAGCCCCAGAAAGAAACTTAAGCTCACCAAAGAACAATCCTCCGTTTTAGAAGACAGCTTCAAAGAACACAGCACTCTAAACCCAGTAAACCACTGCTTACTCGTTATAAAACTTATATATTTGCATATATGACTTGTGTTGTCTTATTCGATACCAATATACTTTCTTATGTTAAACAGAAACAAAAGCAAGCTTTAGCCGAACAGCTGAATCTAAGGCCACGCCAAGTGGAAGTATGGTTCCAGAATAGAAGAGCCAGGTTTCTTTACTTagcatatataattaatatacatTAGATCTTATCATAATTTTCTTTTTGGTAAAACCTTTTTGCCTTATTGTATATAGGACAAAGCTGAAACAGACTGAAGTGGATCGTGAGTTATTAAAGAAATGCTGTGAAACACTAAAAGAAGAGAACAAGAGGCTTCACAAGGAACTGCAAGAGCTTAAATCATTGAAACTAACAGCATCGTATTATATGCATCTGCCGGCAGCCACCCTCACCTTGTGCCCTTCTTGTGAAAGGGTCGACAATGGGGGTGAAGCCCCTTCGACGTCGAGCCCTTTTACGATGGGGCAGAAATCTCACTTCTTCAGTTCCTTCACTCACCCATCTGCAGCCTGCTAGACAACTTGTTGAGACCATAATGATCTGTACGAAGTAATTAAAACCTTACTAGACTTTGTAtctatatatttcttttataacTTGAATATTTTGTACATACTTAGCAAAAACTGAGAAAGTTTTTGACTAGTTACCATCTTAAGTGACTATGATTCATTGAAGTTAGGGTATAGATTGTACTACGCATATATAGAGAAATGGAAaatttatttccttttaaatGTAGTCGCGGTGGGACGTTCGTATTAGTTGATATTTTCTTAAATCTGCAAACACAAGCAATATAATGATCTTCTCAGTTTTGCTCCCTCATTGGGGTATAAGCGTTACAATTTTCTATAGCTTTTTGCAAGGAAGAAACTCAATTGCCTTTGGTTGCTTAATGACCAAGAAAGAGAAACATAGAAGAAATGCAAGGACGAGCAATTTGCTCATAAACCCTTCTTTTGATTGGTTTAGATAAAGGGAATTTGGATCtggaatctttttttttttttttctctttttgtttGTAATAAATGTGATTACAGTTGGATTACCTCGgtcacaaaagaaaaagaaaaaggagctTCGTTCATAGATTAGCTTACAAAGTAATTAATTTGAACAAGACTTGAATACAGATTAGGCTAATCATTCGCatgtacatacatatacatacatacattccGCATGTGGATGATCAAGAAGTTCAGAGAAAAAAAATGGAAGAAATTAGAAGATAAGATGATGAtgtttgtaaaagttatgaaaaattaaatgatgTACAAATAGGAGAAAGGAGAGAGAAAGAAAGCAACgtttaaactaaaataattaatatacgCATGGGGATGATTAGTGAAGCGATACTTATCATGTGTTTCACAATTGATTACAAATTAAATTTGACTTTGGCTTCTTTGCTTGCCTTCGAATTGTTGGTGACAAATTTTCATTATTGCCTTTTTCAATTTAAGCCTATCCCCATTCTTGAACTTAGTGCAACATGTTGGGGATTTTGATATTCAAATCGGTATGAactccaaaataatttcataagaCGAGAGTTATATTTATGGAGCTTTCAAAAATAATTTGTAGATATGGAGGGAGATGAACAAGCTCAAGTGGGCTAAATTGGCTGACGAACCCAGTTTTATGGAGGCCTTAATATTTGGTCCAGGATCGTATCAACAAAATATTTACTTTCTTTATTACATCATCTTTCGCTGTATCGTTGTCGATGAGAGGTTTATACGACTTCAATTAGGATTCTAAAGGTTTAGTTTAGTCAGCtaactattattttatatttaaattatttgagaTGTTTTGGAAATAAAATTACTTAATTATAACTTCTTGTGTTGAATTCTAATTGGTGCATTAAGTAGTTTAATTTACTTAGAATTAGGTAAAAGCTTGGTCTATAATTATCAAGGTTGGCCCGCCCTATATTTCGCATCATCAATTCTTCTTAATAATTTAGTTTGCTTGAGAGCCTTGATTAGTGGGGTAATAAGatgatttttctgttttttttttattatttaattttcatagTTCCTATTTAATCTTTTTGATATTAGGTAGTTAACTGAAACTTTGACTAGTTATTCCAATTCAAAACATCGTGAAGCAAGAATGTAGAGTCGAAGATTTTGGGACCGTATAAAAATTAGGATTTGTAACATCCTCAAAACTCCCTTGGTCGTAAATAATATGAgataaaattctagtgaaataaGGTataagatcaaagaaaatgaaagttgCAAGATATTAAAAGAGAGTTAAATCAAGAAGTATGACATGATGTATAATTGATTTCTcaataaaatgagaaaataatataaagataatattgaagagtattaaaaataataataataattaagaagTAGGTTTTAGTATATTGATTTAAagtaagaactaaattgtaaatatgtgaaaacaTTTTGTTCAagtgtaaatattcaaaatttagggattaaaGGTAAAAATAAGAAAGTTGAAGAaccaaaagtgaaaataatccaaTTTACTATGATATGGAATTGGCATGCaggaaccaaattgaataggtgaagaattataagggactaaattacaattttatcaaattaagtgataattcaaggataaaattttaaactatcaTAAAGgccaaaatggtcaattagaaagagagagaactcTAGAAGGCAAtaatgatgttggagatattttgatgatattttataattatttaatttgataaataatattttattattattttaatgagatattttactaatattttattataaatagctAGTATAAAAGGAGAggaagatgaaaaaaaaagaaaaaagagagagtaTCCTCCCATCTTTCCAACATGAGTTGAGGGGGGGGAGAAGAAGAAAGTTTTGTTGTCTTTATAATTTGATCCTTCTACTAAAAATCCACCATTTTCACCAAGAATTTCAAGAAATTTTCATAATCACCAAGAGAGAAAAGTGATAAGGAGACTATGGAGAACAAGAAAAACACCTTGGATTCAAGAAAATGgaagttggaggagagagaaaagtAAGTTAAAGACTGAAATCAATATGACAgtgtaagaacatcaagatttcaatatatttttatgttcttgatatgcTAGTGAAGGAAAATAAGAGGAAGTGTTGGGAAATACTGTAGAGAAAGGAAAGGAGGATGTTATAAGCTTGgttatcaacattttgcactaaaatagttttggacagcagcaatagtctgactttgaaaattcaccaataattttggaaattgaattataggTTAATTAAAGTACGAAATTAAAGtatattgagtctatttttacacAGAAGAAACAATATAAGAAACAAAATTTCACATTATGAGATatatgaatttttgtgagacaatatCAGATTGatttcaggttcccctgttctgactttggaaaatcataaaaaaatttaaaaaaataattagggttttaaatttatatatttaaattcttgatgagtttattttcaagagaaGCAAACGAAAATATCATCAAAACCCTATacaaagagataattaatttttagtaaaaaaaggtcgaaactgtcaaacagcagaatagggacaaatttgaagaatttattgtacttattggctaggtaataaactttgaaatttttatggtaaaaaaatactttagtctagtttcaaaatcattaagcggatcttaatttcgagttttttagctcaagatataaataatttagtgactatgactcaagtggacaactTTGATATgaacacataagtaaatagtggaattatagataatgttacatataagcatgttatatactAAAAGTTAAAGATtctatcaaatatatatatatataaaggatgtggaatggagaagaggagaaggaggaggaaaaaatatatgaatatatatatagcagatgaatttgaaatgttttgaaatgGTTGTAGGTTTAAACTAATTGATAACATAATAAGTGAATACTTGTTAACTGATGTGAAttctttgttaaaattttatgaagaattaaattgattggcacaatttagaaataaatatgaaatatacatAAAGTAGGTAAACTAATTTTGCAAGTGCAAGTCCTTCAATAGTTTtctttgtaaaattttaatatttgtgttaattttataaactttGTTATATTTAATTGAATATCATGTTTGTATGAGGACTTGAGATTAGAAATAGATATAAATGGACGATATGTAAAATGAAGTAGTGGTTATGACATCTGAATACGATTCAggtaatgatatatataaaataaataaataaaaataaagcatgaAACTTGTAGTAAATGGAGATGATGTCACGATGACAAGTTCGCCATGTTACGACGTGGAAACCCCAACGTTGTGACGACTGTTCAAAAATCTTTATGAACTTTACAATTTGGCCTTTGATCAATTATGGATGTTTTAATAAGCTCCTTTAAGTCATAATTAGTTTTATCGTAAATTCGGTTATTATTAAAATTAGTTAATGatctacattaattaaataataagataaattgATCTGGAAATTTTCAGTAATTGCTTCGGCAACGAATATGACATCCTGATGCCTTGACTCGGCGATCGGGTCGGGTATAGGAGTGTTACAAGATCCCTTCTTTCCTAGACAAGAATGATCCTGAGGAATACTTTGATTTACCACGATTGAATTTACTGATTATGCGTTGATATGGTTAAATCACTAGTTAAAATAAAGAATGCTCAATTAAATACATGGGACAAGATGAAAAGATTTATGAGGAAGTGCTTTGATCCTTCCTACTATTATCAAGAGCTTCATCAAAGGCTTTTATGCCTTATTCAAGATAAGGAGCTAGATATGATTATGATCCATGCAAAATCATGAAAGAGGATGAAACTATGATCATGGCTCGATTTTATTGCGAGTTGAATCCAAATATTACAAACCTAACACATTTCtatgaatatgaaaatatgaatgaTATTGTAAAAGGCTATGATGATGGTGAAGTGattgaaaagtaaaaaaaaaatatttgagtTCAAACACTTAGGAATAATCAATGAGAacaagaaattagagattttgaATCTGAAGAGACATATAAAGAAAGAGGTAAGAATATTGCAAGTAAAAGGAATGAGATATCCATTGCTTCAAATATGAAGGAAAAGGATATTAAGTTGGAGAGTGCCCTAATAAAAAGGCCATAATTATTTGTAGTGATGGTAAATATCTTTTTGATTTTGAGTATGATAGTGATAATGATGATACGCATCCTTTTGAAGATGATAATGTTTTTGATTTTGGGTATGATAATGATTTTTATccttattttttatttgatttttatttttgttttttaacctttttaattttattttcctctTGTTTGTGTCAACTTAGTTTTACATAAATTAAGGGTCTATTCGTTTACATGCAAAAGTTTTATAGAAAATATTTTCtgtatttttgtatgtttgtttcaCGAAAATAACTTGGTCAACGAAGAGTGACTTACAGGTCaataaaataagtcatttttccTCTAAGATAACTTACTTTTTGAAAAGCATAAGTCATTTTCGGAAAAGAGTtcctttataaataattttattttatataaaattaacttaaatcaagtttaatattattatattaataataaaatttattttattttaaaaatatttaaaattattaaaattttatatttttaatattattaaacatgcatatttaattatttatatttagtcatataataaattattaatataataaatataatttattatttaataaattatttaatattttaattttattttaataataaattttgaaaataataattttaaaaatattattcacatattattgaaaatattcaatagtaatattttaataataaatatttattacaattataaatatattaataataaatttttgtagtataaaagttaaaatatgtcataagtctatgtacacttcacatatttgcaatttagtctttgtatttttattttcaagaatttagttcctttactttttaaatttgaaaatcaagtctaATGTTGACGTTAAATtgttttgtcaattttgttgatatcacacttttaaataaaaatactcacttgatagtcatgtaattaaaaatgacattgtaatggacttgaatttaacataatatttttaatatatgcaaaaataatgtaaaatataaaattatagataaaaataaattcaattaaacaatgaaaaataagaaaatctcaaatgtatgtttgttttattgaaaacaactttataaaatattttaagaaatctaccaaacaatagaaaatattttacacggATTCATCCAAACATCAGAAAATATTAGCTTTTCCAGAAATGTAAACCattttccaaaaatcattttTCGGAAGTCGTTTTCAGTGAAACAAACGAAGCCTAAATTCAAATTCTTCTCCTTCTCAAATATTTTTCGATAACTATTgaaattatacatgaatttttgTCTAATATATaatgttaattttataattttcacaAACATAACATCATTTTAGGTTGATATAttacatacacaaataattatattaatccaataaaaataaattaaccaAAGCATGTATATAGTTTTGATATTTATTCCAAtcttctttcttcctttcaattTCAATTGCATTATATTATCTTAATCCGTATCACGTTTCTGCATATtaccaaatttttcttttttttcttcttattatttcaaattttggATCTTGAATTCCAATCTTTATTTGGtcttttttatttcaaatatacTTATACATTAGCACCAAAATAAAAGAAGGATATTGATTGAGTCTTAGCTTGATTGACATTAGGATTAGTTCCAATGTAAGATGACGTAAGTTCAGTTACACAAAAATACATTATCCTCCTCTTTTAAGAGTTAAAAAAGACTATAGATAATTTTAGATATATAAAAAcctatgttaaaaaaaaaaacaccggTTATACTCGTTCAACTCAA is part of the Gossypium arboreum isolate Shixiya-1 chromosome 5, ASM2569848v2, whole genome shotgun sequence genome and harbors:
- the LOC108452177 gene encoding homeobox-leucine zipper protein HAT22-like, with the translated sequence MGLDDICNTGLCLGLGIGCLVKQENISQSDHHQQKKKKPFLKHDQLFPSLSLGPSHDVHGQGESIDLHQRQASSLSLSAVSSFSNSSVKRERDFGGEEVELERVCSRVSDEDEEGSPRKKLKLTKEQSSVLEDSFKEHSTLNPKQKQALAEQLNLRPRQVEVWFQNRRARTKLKQTEVDRELLKKCCETLKEENKRLHKELQELKSLKLTASYYMHLPAATLTLCPSCERVDNGGEAPSTSSPFTMGQKSHFFSSFTHPSAAC